From the genome of Deltaproteobacteria bacterium:
CAGACGTCAGCGCAGACCGCAAGGAGCAGATCCTGGGCGCCGCGGCCCGGGTCTTCGCCAAGCTCGGCTTCCAGAAGGCGCGCATGGACGACATCGTCGCCGCCTCGGGGCTCTCCAAGGGCGCGCTCTACTGGTACTTCGCCAGCAAGGACGACCTCATCGTGGGGCTGCTCGACCGCATCTTCGGCGGCAGCGTGCACCAGCTGGAGGCCGCATTGGAGGAGGGCGGCCCGGTGCCCGCGCAGCTGCGCCGGCTGGCCCAGACCATCCTCCATGACGTCGAGCGCAGCCAGGCGCTCATCCCCATCACCTACGAGTTCTACGTGGTGGCCATGCGCAGCAAGGCGGTGCGCAGGTACATCCGCGCCTACTACGCCCGCTACCGCAAGAGCCTGGTGCGGCTGCTGCACCAGGGACAGGCGCGCGGCGAGCTGCGCCCCGAGCTCGACGCCGACGTGGCC
Proteins encoded in this window:
- a CDS encoding TetR/AcrR family transcriptional regulator codes for the protein MTPRPDVSADRKEQILGAAARVFAKLGFQKARMDDIVAASGLSKGALYWYFASKDDLIVGLLDRIFGGSVHQLEAALEEGGPVPAQLRRLAQTILHDVERSQALIPITYEFYVVAMRSKAVRRYIRAYYARYRKSLVRLLHQGQARGELRPELDADVAALSFVALIEGLILVWVIDPEAVRFPRDIAAAVEQSLQGMELAPTKGRKTEREKP